The DNA segment GGAATCTGCCTGGTCATCCAGCGCGACCCGATCATTCTGGCGAAGGAAGTGGCGAGCGTTGACTGCCTCTCCGGAGGCCGCGTCCTTTTCGGCATCGGGGGCGGATGGAACCGCGAGGAGATCGAGCACCACGGCGTCCCCTACGCTTCGCGCTGGAAAGCGCTCCGCGAGCGGATCGAGGCCATGAAGGAACTCTGGACGAAAGAAGAGGCAAGCTACACCGGAGAGTTCGTCCGTTTCGAAAAATCATGGGCCTGGCCCAAGCCCCATCAAAAGCCGCACCCGCCCGTCATCGTCGGGGGCGGCGGCGCGCGCACGCTGGAGCGCGTCGTGCGCTATGGGGACGAGTGGATGCCCTTGCGGATGTCGCCGGATGAACTCTCGAAAAAAATCCGGGAATTGAATGAAATGGGGGCCAAGGCGGGAAGGGGGCCTTTTCCGGTGAGCCTTTTCTTTTCGCCCGAAGAGCCGGATGCGATCAAAAAATATGAGGACGCCGGGGTTTCCAGGTGCGTCTTCTATGCAGTGCCCGAAGCGCGGGACAAGCTTCTCCCCCGCCTGGATGCGCTGGCGGCCTGCGCCCGGGCGGTTTAATCGATCCGCGTGGAATTTTTCGAAACGTGCCGGGGAAAAAGATATCGAGAGACAAAAATGCCTTTTCGTGCGGGAAAAAACTTTCCGCACGCGGGAAACGGTTTTCCTGCAGTGGGAGCAAGTGATATCCAGAAACTACGAGGAAGCCACAGCTCCTTTCAATTCTTTTCCGGCAACGAATTTGGGAACATTTTTCGCAGCAATTTGAATGGCTTCTCCCGTCTTTGGGTTTCTCCCGACGCGGGCCTTGGATTCACGCACGGAAAACGTGCCAAATCCGGAGATCACTACGCGTTCGCGGCCTCTCAGCGCGCCCACAACCCCGCCAAGCATCGCGTTGAACATCTCCTCGGCCTTGGCGCGGGGAACATCACCTGCTTTTGCCATTGTGGAAATTAAATCGCTCTTGGTCATGGGGAGACTCCCAATGGGCAGATTAACAAAACGGGCAGGTATTTCTGAAAGTACATAAAAATGATATATTGAGTTTGCCCCGGCTGTCAACGAATTTGACGGTTTTTGAGACAATTTGTCTCATTCGGCATCGCGCAAAAGCCCCGGAGAAATGGGGCGGAAATCTCAGGGAAAGGAGCACACATGAGCCGGGAGTATCCCCTTCGCCCGATTGTGGGAGTTGGGGCGGTGATCCTGCAGGGGGAGGAAGTCCTGCTCGTTCGGCGGGGAAAGCCCCCCCGGGCGGGACAATGGAGCCTGCCGGGGGGCGCCGTCGAAACCGGAGAGTCGCTGGAGGAGGCCTGCCGGAGGGAAATCCTTGAAGAAACAGGGCTTTCCATCGAACTCCTCTCCCGGTGCGCCGTGCTGGATCGGATCACCCGGGACGAGTGGGACCGGGTCCGCTACCACTACGTGCTCATCAATTACGCCTGCCGGCCGACGGGAGGGGTGCTCTCGGCCTCGAGCGACATCTCGGAGGCCCGATGGTATCCCCTGAGCGAAATTCCCTCCCTGGATGCGATAACCCCCATCACCGCCCGGGTCATCCTCGAAACGGTTGAGAGCCTGCACGCGCAGAACATCTCTTTTTGACCCGTTTTTTCGGGCCGGTTTTTTTGACAGCCCCCCGCGAATCCCCGACAATCCGGCTACTCTGGAATGCGTCTGGAATGCGCATGCTTTTTGAGGGCATTGTGGAAAATCAAAAGTCATCGCAAAAACTCCTGCTCCGCCTCATCGGCCACGAGTTGCTCAAGCCTTCCTCCCGTCTGCGCGATCAGATTGAGGAAATCGGCAAAGAGGCCGACCCCTGGACGATGCGCAAAAAAGTGGGCGAGGTCCTCGAATCCACATTTCGCCTCGACCGCCTCATCCGGGACGTCGCGGATACCTCCGCCATGGAAACCGGCTCCGTCGAACTCAGTAAAGAACCCGTAAATTTTACTTCTCTTCTCAGTGAGCGCCTCAGCAAGCGCATTCAGAGAAGACGGAATTTCAGGTTTCTTCCGGAGAGCCCCGCGAAGGAAATCATTCTTCAAGGAAATCTCGAACGCCTCTCCGTCCTCATCGACGATTTGCTCGATGCCGCCGTGAACCTGACCCCGGAAGGCGGAATCATCTTGATTCGTCTCACTTCTCAAAGCGGAAACATGCAGCTGGCCACGATCAACCGGGACGCCCGCCTTCCGGCGGTGCAAGCAAGCTCGTTCCTCGATTGGCTCTCCGATCATTTCATCGAGACCAAAGCGATTGAGGGCAGCGGCATCGGACTGTACCGTTCGAACCTCATCGCCAACCACATGGGCGGAAA comes from the bacterium genome and includes:
- a CDS encoding LLM class F420-dependent oxidoreductase, with amino-acid sequence MKFGVAIFPTADTLTPDALGREVEARGFESIFFPEHTHMPVKHTPYPGGDLPPEYARNMDPFVAMTAAALATKTLRVGTGICLVIQRDPIILAKEVASVDCLSGGRVLFGIGGGWNREEIEHHGVPYASRWKALRERIEAMKELWTKEEASYTGEFVRFEKSWAWPKPHQKPHPPVIVGGGGARTLERVVRYGDEWMPLRMSPDELSKKIRELNEMGAKAGRGPFPVSLFFSPEEPDAIKKYEDAGVSRCVFYAVPEARDKLLPRLDALAACARAV
- a CDS encoding HU family DNA-binding protein produces the protein MTKSDLISTMAKAGDVPRAKAEEMFNAMLGGVVGALRGRERVVISGFGTFSVRESKARVGRNPKTGEAIQIAAKNVPKFVAGKELKGAVASS
- a CDS encoding NUDIX hydrolase, which gives rise to MSREYPLRPIVGVGAVILQGEEVLLVRRGKPPRAGQWSLPGGAVETGESLEEACRREILEETGLSIELLSRCAVLDRITRDEWDRVRYHYVLINYACRPTGGVLSASSDISEARWYPLSEIPSLDAITPITARVILETVESLHAQNISF
- a CDS encoding HAMP domain-containing sensor histidine kinase — translated: MLFEGIVENQKSSQKLLLRLIGHELLKPSSRLRDQIEEIGKEADPWTMRKKVGEVLESTFRLDRLIRDVADTSAMETGSVELSKEPVNFTSLLSERLSKRIQRRRNFRFLPESPAKEIILQGNLERLSVLIDDLLDAAVNLTPEGGIILIRLTSQSGNMQLATINRDARLPAVQASSFLDWLSDHFIETKAIEGSGIGLYRSNLIANHMGGKLSLSSSEEEGVTFQVTIPGAGERAADGG